In Luteitalea sp. TBR-22, one genomic interval encodes:
- a CDS encoding TonB-dependent receptor, with product MHFAGRFLAVAAAVLLLLPRPVAAQERFGGLTGVITDTSGAVLPGTTVTITNKGTGAVRATTTNGEGLYTVPDLEPGRYGLVVELSGFAKAEFAEVAITLGKTIKIDAQLKVGDLSEVVQVSGAPQDIDVRSTLVAHNVREEEIDRLPKGRSFQSIALTAPSVNSGEIEGGFQVNGASGAENSFTVDGVVTNSLVDGRSRQNTVFEFLQEVQVKTAGIGAEYGGALGGVISAVTKSGGNTFRGEGHYYYEGSPLGAGPVKRLVLDPSDDVTVSYVQDSEQPDHRNEIGGSLGGPILRDRLFFFASYSPRFANRTNTYLFNNGTENGSIQRKQTYTQAFGKVTFRAGRMTASGSTLFTPTTSEGTLPAYNGAARDVITSSMAANEVNLARGFKTQQFNTTGNVDVALSSTSFFSVRGGYFRDNYEDTGIPNTTNYLYQTSSVGLAGVPPSVQGPILTQNTPRALIVENDTTKRGFINADYNVAFNAGGAHSVKGGFGWQKTTNDANQAYPGGYVNIYWDRDFNFQGNRGRGIYGYYEVNNRGVQGQAGADIYSFYVQDQWTVGNRLTLNLGLRTENETVPSFREGVPAMEFGFGDKLAPRLGASYDVRGDGRFKLYGSWGRYYDWTKYELSRGSYGGDTWQVYYRGLDTTDVGSLNLSNMPGADLWVVPGSFRDRRVPNFESTDPDIKPMYQDSTSIGTEYQFGANISVGAHYVHNDLSQTIEDIGAVDASGNETYVIGNPGRGLATVQFPSGATPVGYPVPVPKRQYDALELTVNRRFANNYFWSASYVYSRLYGNYSGLAASEEVNTPTTNVTSATAQQQGGSIARPGGNANRAWDIDEIFWDSRGNLDVLGRLPTDRPHVVKLYGSYLLPFGTQVGAFFYAGSGTPLTTYVVSTNQTQLFVNGRGDMGRTPVLSRTDLLLSQEFGMGGGNKRLRLELNVLNVFNQKATRHEFNFLNRGAGAARASSAIDLHNVDLSKGYDYNALIQASPDGNNAYDPRYGKADLFDPGTQGFVTVKFLF from the coding sequence ATGCATTTCGCGGGCAGATTCCTGGCCGTCGCGGCGGCGGTGCTCCTGCTGCTTCCCCGGCCCGTCGCCGCGCAGGAGCGGTTCGGCGGCCTCACCGGCGTCATCACCGACACCAGCGGCGCGGTGCTCCCGGGCACCACCGTCACCATCACCAACAAGGGCACCGGCGCCGTGCGCGCCACCACCACCAACGGCGAGGGCCTCTACACGGTGCCGGACCTCGAGCCGGGCCGCTATGGCCTGGTCGTCGAGCTGTCGGGCTTTGCCAAGGCGGAGTTCGCCGAGGTCGCCATCACCCTCGGCAAGACGATCAAGATCGACGCCCAGCTCAAGGTTGGCGATCTGTCGGAGGTCGTGCAGGTCTCGGGCGCGCCTCAGGACATCGACGTCCGCAGCACGCTGGTGGCGCACAACGTCCGCGAGGAGGAGATCGACAGGCTGCCCAAGGGGCGGAGCTTCCAGTCGATCGCGCTCACGGCGCCGTCGGTCAACAGCGGCGAGATCGAGGGCGGCTTCCAGGTCAACGGCGCCAGCGGCGCCGAGAACTCGTTCACCGTCGACGGCGTGGTGACCAACAGCCTGGTGGACGGACGCTCGCGCCAGAACACGGTGTTCGAGTTCCTGCAGGAGGTGCAGGTCAAGACGGCCGGCATCGGCGCGGAGTACGGCGGCGCGCTCGGCGGCGTGATCAGCGCGGTCACCAAGTCGGGCGGCAACACGTTCCGCGGCGAGGGCCACTACTACTACGAGGGGTCGCCCCTCGGCGCCGGCCCGGTCAAGCGGCTCGTGCTCGACCCGAGCGACGACGTGACGGTGAGCTACGTGCAGGACAGCGAGCAGCCCGACCACCGCAACGAGATCGGCGGGTCGCTTGGTGGGCCGATCCTGCGCGACCGTCTGTTCTTCTTCGCGTCCTACTCGCCGCGCTTTGCCAATCGCACCAACACGTACCTGTTCAACAACGGCACCGAGAACGGCAGCATCCAGCGCAAGCAGACCTACACGCAGGCCTTCGGGAAGGTGACCTTCCGTGCCGGCCGGATGACGGCGTCGGGCTCGACGCTGTTCACGCCGACCACCTCCGAAGGGACGCTGCCGGCCTACAACGGCGCCGCGCGTGACGTCATCACGTCGTCGATGGCCGCCAACGAGGTCAACCTGGCGCGCGGGTTCAAGACGCAGCAGTTCAACACCACGGGCAACGTCGACGTGGCGCTGAGCAGCACGTCGTTCTTCTCGGTGCGGGGCGGCTACTTCCGCGACAACTACGAGGACACGGGCATCCCGAACACGACCAACTACCTGTACCAGACGTCGAGCGTCGGCCTGGCGGGGGTGCCGCCGAGCGTCCAGGGGCCGATCCTCACGCAGAACACGCCGCGCGCGCTGATCGTGGAGAACGACACGACCAAGCGCGGGTTCATCAACGCCGACTACAACGTGGCCTTCAACGCCGGCGGCGCGCACTCGGTCAAGGGCGGCTTCGGCTGGCAGAAGACCACCAACGACGCCAACCAGGCGTACCCGGGTGGGTACGTGAACATCTACTGGGACCGCGACTTCAACTTCCAGGGCAATCGCGGCCGCGGCATCTACGGCTACTACGAGGTGAACAACCGTGGCGTGCAGGGGCAGGCCGGCGCCGACATCTACTCGTTCTACGTGCAGGACCAGTGGACGGTCGGCAACCGGCTGACGCTCAACCTCGGGCTGCGCACCGAGAACGAGACGGTGCCGTCGTTCCGTGAGGGCGTGCCGGCCATGGAGTTCGGCTTCGGCGACAAGCTGGCGCCCCGACTGGGCGCCAGCTACGACGTGCGCGGCGATGGTCGCTTCAAGCTCTACGGCAGCTGGGGCCGCTACTACGACTGGACCAAGTACGAGCTGTCGCGCGGCAGCTACGGCGGCGACACCTGGCAGGTGTACTACCGCGGCCTCGACACGACCGACGTCGGCAGCCTGAACCTGTCCAACATGCCTGGCGCCGACCTGTGGGTGGTGCCCGGCAGCTTCCGCGACCGCCGCGTGCCGAACTTCGAGTCCACCGATCCCGACATCAAGCCGATGTACCAGGACAGCACGAGCATCGGCACCGAGTATCAGTTCGGGGCCAACATCTCGGTGGGCGCGCACTACGTCCACAACGACCTGTCGCAGACGATCGAGGACATCGGCGCCGTCGACGCCAGCGGCAACGAGACGTACGTCATCGGCAACCCGGGCCGCGGCCTCGCGACCGTGCAGTTCCCGTCGGGCGCCACGCCGGTCGGGTACCCCGTGCCGGTGCCCAAGCGACAGTACGACGCGCTCGAGCTGACCGTGAACCGCCGGTTTGCCAACAACTACTTCTGGAGCGCCAGCTACGTCTACAGCCGCCTGTACGGCAACTACTCGGGCCTGGCGGCCAGCGAAGAGGTCAACACGCCCACCACCAACGTGACCTCCGCGACGGCGCAGCAGCAGGGTGGCAGCATCGCGCGCCCCGGCGGCAACGCCAACCGCGCCTGGGACATCGACGAGATCTTCTGGGACTCGCGCGGTAACCTCGACGTGCTCGGACGGCTGCCGACCGACCGGCCGCACGTGGTCAAGCTGTACGGCAGCTACCTGCTGCCGTTCGGGACGCAGGTCGGCGCCTTCTTCTACGCTGGCAGCGGCACCCCGCTGACGACCTACGTGGTCTCGACCAATCAGACCCAGTTGTTCGTCAACGGCCGCGGCGACATGGGTCGGACACCCGTCCTCTCACGCACCGACCTGCTGCTGTCGCAGGAGTTCGGCATGGGGGGCGGCAACAAACGGCTGCGCCTCGAGCTCAACGTGCTCAACGTCTTCAACCAGAAGGCGACGCGCCACGAGTTCAACTTCCTCAACCGCGGCGCCGGCGCCGCCCGCGCGTCCTCGGCGATCGATCTGCACAACGTCGACCTGTCGAAGGGCTACGACTACAACGCGCTGATCCAGGCCTCGCCCGACGGCAACAACGCCTACGACCCGCGGTACGGCAAGGCCGACCTGTTCGACCCGGGCACGCAGGGCTTCGTCACGGTGAAGTTCCTGTTCTGA
- a CDS encoding RNA polymerase sigma factor, with translation MTESGTDAAAPERRGRVSGRAEDGWTDARLVEACLSGNQAAWAALVERYARLIYSVPRRYQATPEDAEDIFQTVCLELYNALPRLRKVDSLRSWLMTVASHASLAWKTARTRRGHVVDVDDADPVRLSTVDRDLLEDVERDQLVRDAVRSLPERCRELVGILFFEQPPRSYKEVAAHFGLAVGSLGFIRGRCLQKLQKALREAGIARA, from the coding sequence ATGACCGAGTCCGGGACAGACGCAGCGGCGCCGGAGCGGCGGGGGCGCGTCAGCGGGCGCGCGGAAGACGGGTGGACGGACGCCCGTCTCGTCGAGGCGTGCCTGTCCGGGAACCAGGCGGCGTGGGCGGCGCTCGTGGAACGGTATGCCCGCCTGATCTACTCGGTGCCGCGGCGGTACCAGGCCACGCCCGAGGACGCCGAGGACATCTTCCAGACCGTGTGCCTCGAGTTGTACAACGCGCTGCCACGGCTGCGGAAGGTGGACAGCCTCCGCTCCTGGCTGATGACCGTCGCCTCGCATGCCTCGCTGGCGTGGAAGACCGCGCGCACCAGGCGCGGGCACGTCGTCGACGTGGACGATGCCGATCCGGTGCGGCTGTCGACGGTCGACCGAGACCTGCTCGAGGACGTCGAGCGCGATCAGCTGGTGCGCGACGCCGTCCGGAGCCTTCCCGAGCGGTGCCGCGAGCTGGTGGGCATCCTGTTCTTCGAGCAGCCCCCGCGCTCCTACAAGGAGGTGGCCGCCCACTTCGGGCTGGCCGTCGGATCGCTCGGGTTCATCCGTGGGCGCTGCCTCCAGAAGCTGCAGAAGGCCTTGCGCGAGGCCGGGATCGCCCGGGCGTGA
- a CDS encoding CHAT domain-containing tetratricopeptide repeat protein: MTGARRPAGPAAVSTVDDLVARATRGLSDARLAALLDRVPGLRSRAAVERLADASISIARTDLEAAARLAGAAAAVADRLDDDPHARGRGARALGHVAALRGAAPEALGHYESALAAFEAAGSRLDEAITRSGALQTLIYLGRYDEALAWAARAREAFVAAGDTLRLARLDSNVGNVLHRQDRFAEALEHYRRALAVFRAEGGGLDAAIALRNIAVCQITLQQLDEAYATYREARAWCESHGLARLLAEVDYNIAYLHYMRGEYATAIDLYARARALAHAQHDPYHAALCDLDESELSLELNLVPEGAAMAAEAARQFDALGMRYEAAKARTTLALAAGQRGRLGEALALFDEARATFVGEGNAVWPAQIDLFKAALLESAAPAEAWALCRAARQRFAPTPLTARTAACDVLLARLALRAGDLAGAAAAVRRAADALPRAESPALAYRVHVTRGHVLEQQGDRDGACAAYREAHGTIESLRRHLDHDDLKVAFLENKRDVFESLIALLAAGPGPVDVASIFDLVEQAKSRGLAEQVAMLGAAASAAEGATGPAAEIRAAASHLHVVTRQLRDEAGRAVPDRARLAGLRERVREWQGRLAWLSSALDATALDGPGPTVSLAHLQASLADTVLVEYFEVRGRLHALVADRQRASLTPLVAMADVHSRMRLLRFQLGHAARAASRSGPSTQPPARALADHLAWFHAALVAPLPGMAGARRLLIVPHGVLHALPFHALGRPGEAMVEHAVISYAPSASVFAHAAARPPSVASHSVIAGVPDDLAPAIEAEVRAVAEALPEARVAVGAAASRAFLETHAPGARFVHLATHGRFRHDNPLFSSIRLADGDLRVLDLAALPLAADLVSLSGCSTGLSATVGGDELLGLTRGLLAAGARSVLVSLWDVHDATASAIMAGVYRRVVAGEGPAEAMRAAMLEARASVPDPFYWAPFVLLGHPLPGRTAAGRTAPISSHEATPL, translated from the coding sequence GTGACCGGCGCCCGCCGTCCCGCGGGTCCCGCCGCCGTGTCCACCGTCGACGACCTGGTGGCGCGTGCCACGCGTGGCCTCTCCGACGCACGACTCGCCGCGCTCCTCGATCGGGTCCCCGGCCTGCGGTCCCGCGCTGCCGTCGAGCGGCTGGCCGACGCCTCGATCTCCATCGCCCGCACCGACCTCGAGGCGGCCGCCCGCCTGGCGGGCGCCGCGGCGGCAGTGGCCGATCGCCTCGACGACGATCCGCACGCGCGGGGTCGCGGCGCGCGTGCGCTCGGGCACGTCGCGGCGCTGCGCGGCGCCGCGCCCGAGGCGCTTGGACATTACGAGTCGGCGCTCGCGGCCTTCGAGGCGGCCGGCAGCCGGCTCGACGAGGCGATCACCAGGAGCGGGGCGTTGCAGACGCTCATCTACCTCGGTCGCTACGACGAGGCGCTCGCCTGGGCCGCACGGGCGCGCGAGGCCTTCGTCGCCGCGGGCGACACGCTGCGCCTGGCACGCCTCGACAGCAACGTCGGCAACGTCCTGCACCGGCAGGACCGGTTCGCCGAGGCGCTCGAGCACTATCGCCGGGCCCTCGCGGTGTTCCGTGCGGAGGGGGGCGGCCTCGACGCGGCGATTGCGCTGCGCAACATCGCCGTCTGCCAGATCACGCTGCAGCAACTCGACGAGGCCTACGCCACGTACCGCGAGGCACGGGCCTGGTGCGAGTCGCACGGGCTCGCCAGGCTGCTGGCCGAGGTCGACTACAACATCGCGTACCTGCACTACATGCGCGGCGAGTACGCCACCGCCATCGACCTCTATGCCCGCGCGCGTGCCCTCGCGCATGCGCAGCACGATCCCTATCACGCGGCGCTGTGCGACCTCGACGAGTCGGAACTCTCCCTGGAGCTGAACCTCGTCCCCGAGGGGGCGGCGATGGCCGCGGAGGCGGCGCGCCAGTTCGATGCGCTCGGCATGCGCTACGAGGCCGCCAAGGCGCGCACCACGCTGGCGCTCGCGGCCGGGCAGCGTGGGCGGCTCGGCGAGGCGCTCGCCCTCTTCGACGAGGCCCGCGCCACGTTCGTGGGCGAGGGCAACGCGGTGTGGCCGGCACAGATCGACCTGTTCAAGGCGGCCTTGCTGGAGTCGGCCGCGCCGGCCGAGGCCTGGGCGCTGTGCCGCGCGGCGCGCCAGCGTTTCGCGCCCACCCCGCTGACCGCGAGGACCGCGGCGTGCGACGTCCTGCTGGCGCGCCTGGCCCTGCGGGCCGGCGATCTCGCCGGTGCGGCCGCTGCCGTGAGGCGCGCGGCCGACGCGCTGCCGCGGGCCGAGTCGCCGGCGCTCGCCTACCGGGTGCACGTCACCCGGGGGCACGTGCTCGAGCAGCAGGGGGATCGCGACGGCGCATGCGCCGCCTACCGCGAGGCACACGGGACCATCGAGTCGTTGCGACGCCACCTCGATCACGACGACCTCAAGGTCGCGTTCCTCGAGAACAAGCGGGACGTGTTCGAGAGCCTGATCGCGCTGCTCGCCGCGGGGCCGGGGCCGGTCGACGTGGCGTCGATCTTCGATCTCGTCGAGCAGGCCAAGTCACGCGGTCTCGCCGAGCAGGTCGCCATGCTGGGCGCGGCCGCTTCCGCCGCCGAGGGCGCCACCGGACCCGCCGCCGAGATCCGTGCCGCGGCCTCGCACCTGCACGTCGTGACGCGGCAACTCCGGGACGAGGCCGGCCGTGCCGTTCCGGACCGCGCGCGTCTCGCCGGGCTCCGGGAGCGAGTCCGCGAGTGGCAGGGGCGGCTCGCGTGGCTCTCGTCGGCGCTGGACGCGACAGCGCTCGACGGCCCGGGGCCCACCGTGTCGCTGGCGCACCTGCAGGCCTCGCTCGCCGACACCGTGCTGGTCGAGTACTTCGAGGTGCGTGGCCGGCTGCATGCCCTGGTCGCCGACCGGCAGCGCGCCTCGCTGACGCCGCTGGTGGCCATGGCCGACGTCCACAGCCGCATGCGGCTGCTCCGCTTCCAGTTGGGGCATGCCGCCCGCGCCGCGTCGCGATCGGGGCCCTCGACACAGCCGCCCGCCCGCGCACTCGCCGACCACCTGGCCTGGTTCCACGCGGCCCTGGTCGCCCCGCTGCCCGGGATGGCCGGCGCCAGGCGTCTCCTCATCGTGCCGCACGGCGTCCTGCACGCGCTGCCCTTCCACGCCCTGGGCAGGCCCGGGGAGGCGATGGTGGAGCACGCCGTCATCTCGTATGCGCCGAGTGCCAGCGTGTTCGCACACGCGGCGGCGCGTCCTCCGTCGGTTGCCTCGCACAGCGTGATCGCCGGCGTACCCGACGACCTCGCGCCGGCCATCGAGGCAGAGGTCCGCGCGGTCGCCGAGGCGCTGCCCGAGGCGCGCGTCGCTGTCGGCGCCGCTGCCAGCCGCGCTTTCCTCGAGACGCACGCCCCGGGCGCACGCTTCGTCCACCTGGCGACCCACGGCCGTTTCCGGCACGACAACCCGCTCTTCTCGTCGATCCGCCTCGCCGACGGCGACCTGCGCGTGCTCGACCTGGCGGCCCTCCCGCTGGCGGCCGACCTCGTGAGCCTGAGCGGATGCAGCACGGGGCTGAGTGCCACGGTGGGGGGCGACGAGCTGCTCGGCCTGACCCGCGGGCTCCTGGCGGCGGGTGCCAGGTCGGTCCTGGTCTCGCTGTGGGACGTCCACGACGCGACTGCCTCGGCCATCATGGCCGGGGTCTACCGCCGCGTGGTGGCGGGCGAGGGCCCCGCGGAGGCGATGCGAGCCGCCATGCTCGAGGCGCGCGCGTCGGTGCCAGACCCGTTTTACTGGGCCCCGTTCGTCCTGCTCGGCCACCCGCTCCCGGGGCGCACCGCAGCGGGGCGGACTGCCCCTATATCAAGTCACGAGGCCACGCCCCTCTAG
- a CDS encoding VWA domain-containing protein, with protein MRPRILLGVALAATLVTPSSAPMHAQAPAAPPAQPPPSQGGQATFRVEANFVRVDVYPTNAKGEPVTDLTADDFELLEDDRTQKVTQFERVAVSTATAREERRDPVSADDGRKQAADPRRRVFVVFLDTWHTDFAGAVRARKPLVNMLERLIGPDDLFAVMTPDMDPRQITFARRTETIDDMLMKQTQWGMKESLVRLHPEEQQLEMCYPEGMPPPGCSGANLSPQSQAALRNANNGIAAQLIRRRREKEVLDSLENLVRYLGGVREERKALITVTTGYQMFEPKQDLLRREDCATPPSMGRTGTGPDGRITDNLRGVQNGPVGSMSSIECATTAMKYAMLNNRQRFIALTQEANRYNVSFYPFDPRGLAAFDKNLGDRDERMVADRGEWYNKETGTRPGTMMGDRASLNVRLDSLRLLADNTDGLAIINTNNLDAGAQRIVQDLSSYYLLGYYSNNEKLDGNWRTIKVRVKRPGVQVRARKGYRAMRAEDMATATAAAKAEAAGGAGDAAATAESAALSGALGAVAGIRDGQPWRSRAAYFFHAGGGATTRTGRVWVTADLDPSAIRDGSVAQGGTLAITMTTSAGATIGQAEVPLAAGARTVTAELPTTTAPLAGGDVLVRLRLTPAGSSLPLTDSARLTLPAVDAPTASPRLARASAATRQKFVPTADARYRRNEKVRVEVPVAPGATAASGALLDQSGKVMAIIPVTTALVAPDDSGIGWATADVSLAPLSAGDYVIRVDVEHQDGQQRTFTGFKIVP; from the coding sequence ATGCGCCCCCGTATCCTGCTCGGCGTCGCGCTCGCCGCGACCCTCGTCACCCCGTCGTCGGCGCCGATGCACGCGCAGGCGCCCGCCGCGCCGCCGGCGCAGCCGCCGCCATCGCAGGGCGGGCAGGCGACGTTCCGCGTCGAGGCCAACTTCGTGCGCGTGGACGTCTACCCGACCAACGCCAAGGGCGAGCCGGTCACCGATCTCACCGCCGACGACTTCGAGCTGCTCGAGGACGACAGGACGCAGAAGGTGACGCAGTTCGAGCGGGTGGCCGTCTCGACCGCCACTGCGCGCGAGGAGCGCCGCGATCCGGTCAGCGCCGACGATGGGCGGAAGCAGGCGGCCGATCCCCGGCGGCGCGTGTTCGTCGTCTTCCTGGACACGTGGCACACCGACTTCGCCGGCGCGGTGCGGGCCCGCAAGCCGCTCGTGAACATGCTCGAGCGCCTGATCGGCCCCGACGACCTGTTCGCGGTGATGACGCCCGACATGGACCCGCGGCAGATCACGTTCGCGCGTCGCACCGAGACGATCGACGACATGCTCATGAAGCAGACCCAGTGGGGCATGAAGGAGAGCCTCGTGCGGCTGCATCCCGAGGAGCAGCAGCTCGAGATGTGCTATCCGGAAGGGATGCCGCCTCCGGGGTGCTCGGGCGCCAACCTGTCTCCGCAATCGCAGGCCGCACTCCGCAACGCCAACAACGGCATCGCCGCGCAGTTGATCCGCCGGCGCCGCGAGAAGGAGGTGCTCGACTCGCTCGAGAACCTGGTGCGCTACCTCGGGGGCGTGCGGGAGGAGCGCAAGGCGCTGATCACCGTGACCACCGGGTACCAGATGTTCGAGCCGAAGCAGGACCTGCTGCGCCGGGAGGACTGCGCCACGCCGCCGTCGATGGGTCGCACCGGCACCGGGCCCGACGGGCGCATCACCGACAACCTGCGCGGCGTCCAGAACGGTCCTGTCGGGTCGATGTCGTCGATCGAGTGCGCCACCACGGCGATGAAGTACGCCATGCTCAACAATCGCCAGCGCTTCATTGCGCTGACGCAGGAGGCCAACCGCTACAACGTCTCCTTCTACCCGTTCGATCCGCGTGGCCTGGCGGCGTTCGACAAGAACCTCGGCGACCGGGACGAGCGGATGGTCGCCGACCGGGGCGAGTGGTACAACAAGGAGACGGGCACGCGGCCGGGCACGATGATGGGCGATCGCGCCAGCCTGAACGTCCGGCTCGACTCCCTCCGCCTCCTGGCCGACAACACCGACGGCCTGGCCATCATCAACACCAACAACCTCGATGCCGGCGCGCAGCGCATCGTGCAGGACCTGTCGTCGTACTACCTGCTCGGCTACTACTCCAACAACGAGAAGCTCGACGGCAACTGGCGGACCATCAAGGTGCGCGTCAAGCGACCGGGCGTGCAGGTGCGGGCGCGCAAGGGCTACCGCGCGATGCGCGCCGAGGACATGGCCACCGCCACGGCAGCCGCGAAGGCCGAGGCGGCGGGCGGCGCCGGCGATGCGGCGGCGACGGCCGAGAGTGCAGCGCTGTCCGGCGCGCTGGGCGCGGTGGCCGGCATCCGCGACGGGCAGCCGTGGCGCAGTCGGGCCGCGTACTTCTTCCACGCCGGTGGCGGCGCGACCACGCGGACGGGCCGCGTGTGGGTCACGGCCGACCTCGACCCGTCGGCGATCCGGGATGGGTCGGTCGCCCAGGGCGGCACGCTGGCGATCACGATGACCACCAGCGCGGGCGCGACGATCGGCCAGGCCGAAGTGCCACTGGCCGCTGGCGCCAGAACCGTGACGGCCGAGTTGCCGACGACGACGGCGCCGCTGGCAGGCGGCGACGTGCTGGTGCGCCTGCGCCTCACGCCCGCGGGAAGTTCGTTGCCACTCACCGACTCGGCACGGCTCACGCTGCCGGCGGTCGACGCGCCGACGGCGTCCCCTCGGCTGGCGCGCGCCAGCGCGGCAACGCGACAGAAGTTCGTACCGACCGCCGACGCACGGTACCGCCGCAACGAGAAGGTCCGCGTCGAGGTGCCCGTGGCGCCCGGCGCGACGGCGGCGAGCGGCGCGCTGCTCGATCAGTCGGGCAAGGTGATGGCCATCATCCCGGTCACCACCGCGCTCGTCGCTCCCGACGACAGCGGCATCGGCTGGGCGACGGCCGACGTGTCGCTCGCCCCGCTCTCGGCCGGCGACTACGTGATCCGCGTCGATGTCGAGCACCAGGACGGGCAGCAGCGGACGTTCACGGGCTTCAAGATCGTGCCCTGA